The genome window ACTGCTTTCAGGACAACTAATACATGTTTATATATAAAAAAAATAACATTGGGCTTTTACTTAGCTTGCTAATGCTTTTATTTGGTACAGCATGCAGCGTCTCGCCTGAAATAAAAACCATTGATGAACAACCTCAAAGTAACTCGCCTGACTACGTATCAATTACAGCCCTTGAACTTGCTCAGCTAAAAGATGCCGCAATGCAGTGGCAACAAGCTCGTGAAGGCATCGAGCGAATTTTAAGATTAGAAAAAGAAATAACTTACCTCGTAAATCATATCGATATTATAAACAGCAAAGCTATTGCGCAGTCTAATCAAGGGTATAGCAGCAAGTCTGTACGCTCACCTCGAAACACACGTAATGTTAAGTCACGCCAACAAGTTAAACAAAATTACAGTAATAAAAAACAAACTGTAAAATTAAATAAACCTAAACATGTATTTGCTTTACAGGTAGCTTCGGTTGACTCAGAGCAAGGTGTGGCTAAAGCATGGCAAGAGCTAAATACTAAAGCAGCACCGTTGTTTAGAGACAAAATATTGACTAACGTAGAAACCGCCCAAATAAACGACAAAATGTTTTACAGGCTAAAGCTTGGTTCTTACCAAAACTTTAAAAATGCAAAAGCAGACTGTGACGTATTCAAGTTATATAAACTCGATTGCATAGTAAGTAACTACACTGATAAGCCAGTAAAGCTGTAGTTAAAATAGAAACTTGCTTAAAATCTGTTTATCCATAAAATACACCCTTCATAATTAAATGCGTTTAGGGGGTATATGACCCCATAAAACAACGTCATTTCAGGGAAGGAAAATGCTTTTAAAACGGAGCTTAGAATGCATGATGCTAATGGGTGTACTTGTTTTATCTGCATGTAACTCATCTCAACAAGTTAAAATGGCTCAAGCAACCCCGCAACCGATTCTTATTGAAAAGTCTGATTTAGAGCAGCTCAAAATCTCTGCGGCACAATGGGAAAGCTCTCAACCAAAAGTAGAGGAGCTACTCAAGTTAGAAAATAAATTAACGCAGCTTGCTACTAATCTAAAACAACTAAATGATTCTGATGCTCTAAATACTCTTGTAAATGATGAAGTTAATAACGAAAGTATATTAAAAACCCACTCGGCATTGTTTGCTTTACAAATTGCCGCTTTTAAAAATAAAAATGCATTGCAAAAGAAGCTCAGCGAATTCCAAGAAAAAATACCACAAAATATTATCTCACCCACTGAGATAAATGTAGAAACCGTAAGTGTCAATAACACAACTTTTTATCGATTGAAGTTAGGTGCTTATAGAAATACAGCGGATGCAAAAAGTGATTGTTTAGCCCTTATAAAGCAACAAGTAGCATGTTTTGTTAGCTATTATGTTCAACAACCTTACAGAAGTACGATATAGGCATACAAATTGCTTTATCCTCAGTATGTTTTGAAGAGGATGGCAATTATGCGCCTTTTACTGCCTTTATTATTTTTAAATTTAGCTGCTTGTAACTTGGTGCCACCGCCAGAACCAAGTGTGCCTACAAATGCACCTAAAGCGGCCATGGCTCCTTTTACGGTTAATGATTATGTAGTGAATTTAACGTCGCAACTTAACCACCTAAATGGAGCGTTAAATGCTAATGCACGTGTTGGCGTTAGTAGCTTCTTTTATGCAGATGCACTAGATACAAAATTAGTGACAGGGCAGGCCTCAGGCTTAAGTCAGCAGATCCAAGAAAGTCTGCTTACACAATTTACGCAACTAGGTTATCACACGGTTGAGTACAGACTTGGGAATAACCTCTATTTATCAGAAAACTCAGACAGTATTTTAAGTCGCGATTTAAGTAAATTACGTAATCGCCAAAATATTGACTTAGTTATCACAGGAACAGTGACTCGCCAGCAGCATGCATACATAGTTAATGCACGACTTGTGAATATAGAAAATAAACAGGTGCTCTCTGCGGGAAGTACCGAGATCCCAATTAATGTAATGTGGGGCAATGAAAAAATACAGCAACGCGATGGCTACTTATATCGCAGCGAATACTAACCAGGAGCACAAAATGAGAAATCTATTAATTACCCTCTGTTTACCTTTGGGCTTTGGCTGTTCGCATATACTAAATGGTATGAATACAGGTACGGATGAGACCCAGGTTCAAAATAATAACCAAACAACGCAACTCGTTAATAATCAGCGTGATGTTGCAGATCCAGTATCCAATGACCGTTTATTTCAATCGGACTTTGCTCAAAAAAATAGTCATACTAAGCCGACTCCGCCAATGCGAAAGAACATAAACCATTATGTACGCGGGATAATGCAAGACATGGTTGAAAATCTGCAATATGTTAATGGAAAAACACCATTAGCTGTTTCAAGCTTTGTATTTTTAGATGATGATTTTAATGACAGTAGTTTACTGGGTAATCAAATATCAGAAAGCTTTATGCACGAGCTACATAATTTTGGCATACCCGTTATTGACTTTAAAACAACCGACTACATGCGTGTTACACCTGAAGGAGACTTTGTATTTAGTCGAGATTATTTAGAGCTTAACCAAGATCAAAACTTTAAATACGTACTCGCTGGCACATTAGTGAGTAGTCAAGGAGGAGTCCTTGTAAATGCACGTATTATTGGGCTGCAAAGCAAAGCCGTAGTAGGCACTGCGCAAGGTTTTATTCCGCAGTCAGTTGTTGATGCACTTAATAGTAACTACCGCACTGATGGCATAATGCTTAAGCAAGCAAGCAAGTGAGGCTAACTATGTCGTATATACTAATTACTATCGTTGGATTTACTACTTTAATTGGGTTAACAGGCTGCTCAATGACGCATAATAATGAGCATAACGAAAACACAACACGAACAGATTACACAGTAAACGGTGGTAATGATCAGCTTAATATTGCTTATAGTAATCAAGCAATACAATCGCAAGTTGAATACGATCCATCTCAGCAGTTCACACCACTTAAGCACCATAAAACACTTGCTAACTATGTAGAGCAAATGGCACTTGATTTGGTTGATACGCTTGAATTTGAAAGTGATACCGACACCAATATTAATATTGCCGTTACTACCTTGGTCGATCTTGATTCATCGCTTACTAAAAGCAATCAATTGGGTAATCAAATATCTGAGACGTTAATTCATCAGTTACAAAAGTTTGGTTATGGCGTGGTTGATTTTAAAACAACCCAAACAATAGATGTAAATAGCCGTGGTGATTTTGCTTTTTCACGTGATATTGAAAAGCTTAGTGAAGAGCAAATGGCGAGCCATGTATTAGCGGGTACATTAATTTATCGCCATGATGCTGTTGTTGTAAATACACGTGTAATTAACGCGCATACAAAAAAAATCGTCGCAAGTAGTCGAAAACTAATCCCAATTTATGTACTAAATAAAGAAGATATATACTTATCAAGCAATTAAGTTCAGTTGTCGCTTGATATAAAAAACCAGATGCCGTTATAATTCACACCTCTAAGCACACAGCTTATTTGTGGCCTCTTAGTTAAATGGATATAACGGCCCCCTCCTAAGGGGCAGTTGCAAGTTCGATTCTTGCAGGGGCTACCAATTAAATCAATGAGTTATATTTTAACTTCTCTTCCTTATACTTTGTGTATAGCGTATATGTAGTAGTGTTGCACTTTTTAATTAAAGGCGTTTAAAGCTTCTTGCTCGCATTTTTCACGCTCTGTAATCATGGCTTCAAAGTCAGTTTGAATTTGTGCTAGAACAGTTGGTGGGTTAAGTCGTTTGATTCTTTTAAATTGAATACTTTCTTCTTCATCATAAGCGAGTATTGCTAAAGTAATTTTTTCGCGTTCGATATCATTTGAAAATATTCCCTCGGCATCTAATTGTATGAGCACTTTTTCCATTGTCGTAAGCCATTGATGCCAATTATCCATTGCTTCTATATCTGATTGAAACAAATCAATGCTGTCTTCTAGTTTTTGGCATTCTAGCGTTGTTTCATCAAAGTATTTGGAATAATCCTCAAGCGTGGGGTAGTCTTCTGGATTCCATTTAGCCATGTAGAAACTACTTACATCATTGCCGTACTCTTCTTCAAATACTTTTTTTAAATCCGATAAGGTATTAAATATTGGAAGTAGTGAGTAGCTACCTGTGTGGTAAAAGCCCATTACATAAAGATCGTTACCGTATTTTTGTATAATGTTTTTAAACGCTTTTTTGGTATCTTGATAAAGTATTTTTTCGAAGTTTTTAGTATCTAACATGAGGTCATTATTTCTTTTATTATTACAGAAATTTATATGAAAAAGAGAGCGATTAAAACTCATTCTACTAAAATAAAATAACCAGAGCTATTATATGACTCTGGTTATTGTAAGTTAGTATTAGCCATCACTTGTAATCGTATCGATTAACTCACTAAGCACGGCTTCAGCTTTACTTGTTTCTACTTGGCAAGTACCTGCATTTAAATGACCACCACCGCCGTATTTAAGGCACAGTTCGCCAACATTCGTGTTTGAGCTGCGGTTAGTGATTGATTTGCCAACGGCATACACTACGTTTTGTTTTTTAAGGCCCCACATTTTATGAATCGAGATATTGCAGTCGGGGTACATTGCATAAATAACAAATCGGTTTGTGGCGTAAATTGTTTCTTCTTGGGTTAAATCAAGAACCACTAAGTTTTTATGAACGGTAGCGCATTGAGAAATTTGCTCTTTAGCTTTTTCGTTATGCTCGTTATATAAAGCAACACGCTCGGCTACGTCTTCCATTTGTAGGATTTCTTCGATGCTTTGATCTTTACACGCATCAATCAGTTTCATCATTAATTGGTAATTTGAAATTTTAAACTCGCGAAAACGACCAAGGCCAGTTCGCGCATCCATAATAAAGTTCATTAAGACCCAATCGGTTGGGTTTAATATTTCGTCTTTTGAAAACTGAGCAGCATCGCCTTTATCTACCGCGTCCATCATTTCAACAGAAATATTTGGAAGTTTTTCAGCGCCGCCATAATAGTCATAAACTACGCGAGCTGCTGATGGGGCTTCTGGATCAATAATATGATTTTTTATGTCGCTTGAGTTACGAACGGTTTCGCTAAGGTGATGATCGAATGCGATGTGACAACCTGCAACGTAGGGGAGGTTGGTGGTAATGTCGTTTTCGGTAATGTCTATTTTGCCATCTTGCATGTCTTTTGGATGAACAAACAAAATATCGTCAATTAGGTCTAAGTCTTTAAGCAATACGGCACAAACTAAGCCATCAAAATCGCTGCGAGTGACTAGTCTAAATTTATTATTGGGCATAGCTATTCCATCTTTTTAATTGAATTATCAATTAAGTGTAACAGCTAAATTTTTTTTTGAGAGGTCAGCTTAAAAAAATTATAAAAAAAAGCCAAAACGTTAGTTTTGGCTTTTACTTAGCAAGTTTGTATGTGTAGTAAATAGGTTATGCGCCTGGACCACATTCCATACATGAATTTACAATGTCTGGGCCAAATTTAAGTTTGGCATTTAAGTCGCGAAGGGCGGTACGTAACCCTTCTTCAATTACTGGGTGGTAAAATGGCATATCAAGCATTTCTGGTACGGTCATTTTGTTTTGTACAGCCCATGCTAGTAAGTGAGCGATGTGTTCGGCTTGTGGGCCAATAAACTCAGCACCTAAAAATAAGCCTGTGCCTTGCTCCGCATATACACGCATATGACCTTTGTTTTTAAGCATTACTCGGCTACGGCCTTGGTTTTCAAAGCTGACTTCGCCTACTTCAAAACAACCGCATGGGCCTAAACGGTCGGTAATTTGCTTGTAGCTTTCGCCTACCATTGCTATTTGTGGGTCGCTAAATACAGCTGCAATTTTAGCTCTGCGCAGACCTATACGCACATCTGGGAAGCGCCCGGCATTTTGACCTGCAATAGCACCTTGGTCTGATGCTTCGTGTAACAATGGGAGCATGTTACTCGCATCGCCTGCTATAAATATGTTCGATTCACCACACTGCATTGTATGTGTGTCTGCGTGCGGTACGCCGCGTTCATCAAGTTCAATGCCGGTGTTTTCAAGGCCTAGTTTATCTACGTTAGGTACTCGGCCTGTGGCTGCAAGTACGTAGTCAAACTGTTCGGTGTGTTTTTCACCTTGTTTGTCGGTGTAAGTTAGCTGTGCTTTGTCACCAACTTGCATCATGTCAGATACGTTTGAGTCGGTATCTACAAAAAATTCTTCAGCAAAAACAGTATTTGCATAGTCTTTTACTACTGGGTCTGTAAGTGGGCCAATTGCGCCGCCTACACCAAATAGTTTTACATTTACGCCTAGTCGGCTAAGTGCTTGGCCAATTTCAAGACCTATTACACCAGGGCCAAATACAGCGACTGATTCTGGTAGGTCATCCCAATCAAATACGTCGTCGTTTATAATAAGTTTGTCGCCAAAGTTATTAAATACGCCAGGGTACGAAGGGCGTGAACCGGTGGCAATTACAAAGCGTTTTGCTGTAATAATTGTGTGGTCGTCTATTTGTATGCGGTTTGTGCCTAAAAATTTAGCGTAACCACGAATTTTATCACCATCTGGTAATTCATCTACGGCTTCTACTACGAATCCTGCAAAACGATCTCGTTCACTTTTAACGCGTGCCATAACTGCTTTGCCATCAATGATAGGCTTTGAGCTATGAACACCAAATGCAGGTGCCATTTCAATTGCGTGTGCAGCTTCAGCGGCTGCAATCAATAACTTACTTGGCATACAACCAACACGTGCACATGTGGTGCCGTATGGGCCTGATTCGATCATTAATACATTTTGTGTGAACTGTTTAGCATTACGGTAAGCACTTAAACCAGCAGTGCCTGCGCCTATAACAACAACATCGGTTTGCAATTCTTTCATAGTATTTTTTCCTCTAATAAATAGGGGCATAAAAGCCCCTATTTTTTACCTACTAACGTTAGGTATTTAATTTACTTATTAATTAAGCAAAGTATTTTTCTAAGTCGTCTGAACCA of Pseudoalteromonas arctica A 37-1-2 contains these proteins:
- a CDS encoding SPOR domain-containing protein yields the protein MFIYKKNNIGLLLSLLMLLFGTACSVSPEIKTIDEQPQSNSPDYVSITALELAQLKDAAMQWQQAREGIERILRLEKEITYLVNHIDIINSKAIAQSNQGYSSKSVRSPRNTRNVKSRQQVKQNYSNKKQTVKLNKPKHVFALQVASVDSEQGVAKAWQELNTKAAPLFRDKILTNVETAQINDKMFYRLKLGSYQNFKNAKADCDVFKLYKLDCIVSNYTDKPVKL
- a CDS encoding SPOR domain-containing protein, producing MAQATPQPILIEKSDLEQLKISAAQWESSQPKVEELLKLENKLTQLATNLKQLNDSDALNTLVNDEVNNESILKTHSALFALQIAAFKNKNALQKKLSEFQEKIPQNIISPTEINVETVSVNNTTFYRLKLGAYRNTADAKSDCLALIKQQVACFVSYYVQQPYRSTI
- a CDS encoding FlgO family outer membrane protein, with amino-acid sequence MRLLLPLLFLNLAACNLVPPPEPSVPTNAPKAAMAPFTVNDYVVNLTSQLNHLNGALNANARVGVSSFFYADALDTKLVTGQASGLSQQIQESLLTQFTQLGYHTVEYRLGNNLYLSENSDSILSRDLSKLRNRQNIDLVITGTVTRQQHAYIVNARLVNIENKQVLSAGSTEIPINVMWGNEKIQQRDGYLYRSEY
- a CDS encoding FlgO family outer membrane protein, with protein sequence MRNLLITLCLPLGFGCSHILNGMNTGTDETQVQNNNQTTQLVNNQRDVADPVSNDRLFQSDFAQKNSHTKPTPPMRKNINHYVRGIMQDMVENLQYVNGKTPLAVSSFVFLDDDFNDSSLLGNQISESFMHELHNFGIPVIDFKTTDYMRVTPEGDFVFSRDYLELNQDQNFKYVLAGTLVSSQGGVLVNARIIGLQSKAVVGTAQGFIPQSVVDALNSNYRTDGIMLKQASK
- a CDS encoding FlgO family outer membrane protein; its protein translation is MSYILITIVGFTTLIGLTGCSMTHNNEHNENTTRTDYTVNGGNDQLNIAYSNQAIQSQVEYDPSQQFTPLKHHKTLANYVEQMALDLVDTLEFESDTDTNINIAVTTLVDLDSSLTKSNQLGNQISETLIHQLQKFGYGVVDFKTTQTIDVNSRGDFAFSRDIEKLSEEQMASHVLAGTLIYRHDAVVVNTRVINAHTKKIVASSRKLIPIYVLNKEDIYLSSN
- a CDS encoding DUF4303 domain-containing protein yields the protein MLDTKNFEKILYQDTKKAFKNIIQKYGNDLYVMGFYHTGSYSLLPIFNTLSDLKKVFEEEYGNDVSSFYMAKWNPEDYPTLEDYSKYFDETTLECQKLEDSIDLFQSDIEAMDNWHQWLTTMEKVLIQLDAEGIFSNDIEREKITLAILAYDEEESIQFKRIKRLNPPTVLAQIQTDFEAMITEREKCEQEALNAFN
- a CDS encoding exopolyphosphatase gives rise to the protein MPNNKFRLVTRSDFDGLVCAVLLKDLDLIDDILFVHPKDMQDGKIDITENDITTNLPYVAGCHIAFDHHLSETVRNSSDIKNHIIDPEAPSAARVVYDYYGGAEKLPNISVEMMDAVDKGDAAQFSKDEILNPTDWVLMNFIMDARTGLGRFREFKISNYQLMMKLIDACKDQSIEEILQMEDVAERVALYNEHNEKAKEQISQCATVHKNLVVLDLTQEETIYATNRFVIYAMYPDCNISIHKMWGLKKQNVVYAVGKSITNRSSNTNVGELCLKYGGGGHLNAGTCQVETSKAEAVLSELIDTITSDG
- a CDS encoding dihydrolipoyl dehydrogenase, with the protein product MKELQTDVVVIGAGTAGLSAYRNAKQFTQNVLMIESGPYGTTCARVGCMPSKLLIAAAEAAHAIEMAPAFGVHSSKPIIDGKAVMARVKSERDRFAGFVVEAVDELPDGDKIRGYAKFLGTNRIQIDDHTIITAKRFVIATGSRPSYPGVFNNFGDKLIINDDVFDWDDLPESVAVFGPGVIGLEIGQALSRLGVNVKLFGVGGAIGPLTDPVVKDYANTVFAEEFFVDTDSNVSDMMQVGDKAQLTYTDKQGEKHTEQFDYVLAATGRVPNVDKLGLENTGIELDERGVPHADTHTMQCGESNIFIAGDASNMLPLLHEASDQGAIAGQNAGRFPDVRIGLRRAKIAAVFSDPQIAMVGESYKQITDRLGPCGCFEVGEVSFENQGRSRVMLKNKGHMRVYAEQGTGLFLGAEFIGPQAEHIAHLLAWAVQNKMTVPEMLDMPFYHPVIEEGLRTALRDLNAKLKFGPDIVNSCMECGPGA